The following coding sequences are from one Prochlorococcus sp. MIT 1314 window:
- the groL gene encoding chaperonin GroEL (60 kDa chaperone family; promotes refolding of misfolded polypeptides especially under stressful conditions; forms two stacked rings of heptamers to form a barrel-shaped 14mer; ends can be capped by GroES; misfolded proteins enter the barrel where they are refolded when GroES binds) — protein MAKRIIYNEQARRALEKGIDILAESVAVTLGPKGRNVVLEKKFGAPQIINDGVTIAKEIELEDHIENTGVALIRQAASKTNDAAGDGTTTATVLAHAMVKAGLRNVAAGANAITLKKGIDKATEFLVDKIQENSKPISDSNAIAQCGTIAAGNDEEVGQMIANAMDKVGKEGVISLEEGKSMTTELEVTEGMRFDKGYISPYFATDTERMEAVLDEPYILLTDKKIALVQDLVPVLEQIAKTGKPLVIIAEDIEKEALATLVVNRLRGVLNVAAVKAPGFGDRRKAMLEDMAVLTNGQLITEDAGLKLENATLDMLGTGRRITINKETTTIVAEGNEKAVNARCDQIKKQMDETDSSYDKEKLQERLAKLAGGVAVIKVGAATETEMKDKKLRLEDAINATKAAVEEGIVPGGGTTLAHLSPILKDWADKNLEGEELIGANIVEASLTAPLMRIAENAGSNGAVIAENVKSKPFNDGFNAATGEYVDMSSAGIVDPAKVTRSGLQNAASIAGMVLTTECIVADLPEKKDSSAPAGAPGMGGDFDY, from the coding sequence ATGGCTAAAAGAATTATCTACAATGAGCAAGCTCGTAGAGCGCTCGAGAAAGGAATCGATATCCTTGCTGAGTCTGTTGCTGTAACGCTTGGACCAAAAGGAAGAAATGTTGTCTTAGAGAAAAAATTTGGTGCTCCACAAATTATTAATGATGGTGTCACAATCGCTAAAGAGATCGAATTAGAGGACCACATCGAAAATACTGGTGTTGCATTAATTCGACAAGCCGCATCAAAAACTAATGATGCAGCTGGAGATGGCACTACAACAGCTACTGTTTTAGCGCACGCTATGGTCAAAGCAGGGTTGAGAAATGTTGCTGCAGGAGCTAATGCGATTACCTTGAAAAAAGGAATCGATAAAGCTACTGAATTTTTAGTTGATAAAATTCAGGAGAATTCCAAGCCAATCAGTGATAGTAATGCTATTGCTCAATGCGGAACCATTGCCGCTGGAAATGACGAAGAGGTTGGGCAAATGATTGCCAATGCAATGGATAAAGTTGGGAAAGAAGGTGTCATTTCTCTAGAAGAGGGAAAATCAATGACTACTGAATTAGAAGTTACTGAGGGTATGCGTTTTGATAAAGGCTACATTTCACCTTACTTTGCAACAGATACAGAAAGAATGGAGGCTGTTTTAGATGAACCGTATATTCTGTTGACTGATAAAAAAATTGCTTTAGTACAAGATTTAGTTCCTGTGTTGGAACAAATTGCTAAAACTGGTAAACCTCTAGTCATCATTGCAGAAGATATAGAAAAAGAGGCTTTAGCTACGCTTGTCGTTAATAGACTAAGAGGTGTGTTAAATGTGGCGGCAGTAAAAGCGCCCGGATTTGGTGATAGAAGAAAAGCCATGCTTGAAGATATGGCTGTTCTAACCAATGGTCAACTGATTACTGAGGATGCAGGCTTGAAATTAGAGAATGCCACCTTAGATATGCTTGGAACTGGTAGAAGAATAACTATCAACAAAGAAACTACAACTATAGTTGCTGAGGGCAATGAGAAAGCAGTAAATGCTAGATGCGATCAAATTAAGAAGCAAATGGATGAAACAGATTCCTCATACGATAAAGAAAAGCTTCAGGAACGTTTAGCTAAATTAGCTGGAGGAGTAGCAGTTATTAAGGTTGGAGCTGCTACTGAGACTGAGATGAAGGATAAAAAACTTCGTCTTGAGGATGCTATTAACGCTACAAAAGCTGCTGTAGAAGAAGGAATTGTACCTGGCGGAGGAACAACTCTTGCTCACTTATCTCCAATCCTAAAAGATTGGGCTGATAAAAATTTAGAAGGAGAGGAATTAATTGGAGCTAACATTGTCGAAGCTTCACTGACTGCACCTCTTATGAGAATTGCAGAAAATGCAGGGTCTAATGGTGCTGTGATTGCAGAGAATGTAAAATCTAAACCATTCAATGATGGATTTAACGCTGCCACTGGAGAATATGTTGATATGTCCTCCGCTGGTATAGTTGACCCTGCAAAAGTTACTCGTTCAGGTCTGCAAAATGCAGCTTCAATAGCAGGAATGGTTCTCACCACTGAATGTATAGTTGCTGATTTACCTGAGAAAAAAGATTCATCTGCTCCAGCGGGTGCTCCAGGTATGGGTGGTGACTTTGATTACTAA
- the groES gene encoding co-chaperone GroES: protein MAAVSLTVSTVKPLGDRIFIKVSASEEKTAGGILLPDTAKEKPQVGEVAQVGPGKLNDDGSRQTPEVSIGDKVLYSKYAGTDIKLGGDEYVLLSEKDILAVVG, encoded by the coding sequence ATGGCAGCTGTTTCACTTACAGTCTCTACAGTAAAACCACTGGGAGATAGAATATTTATTAAAGTTTCCGCATCTGAGGAAAAAACCGCTGGGGGCATCCTTTTGCCTGATACAGCTAAAGAAAAACCACAGGTTGGAGAAGTTGCTCAGGTAGGACCTGGGAAACTTAATGACGATGGTTCTCGACAAACTCCAGAGGTGAGTATTGGAGACAAAGTCTTGTACAGCAAATATGCTGGAACAGACATTAAATTGGGGGGAGATGAATATGTCTTGCTCTCAGAAAAAGATATTTTAGCTGTAGTTGGCTAA